The genomic stretch GAACATCAAGAAACGAGCAATCTTGCAAAAGATTGCGCAGCATCATTCTGTTTCAGATTGGCAACTGCACCCGAGGTATGGAAAGGGCGGTTCGCATTTCTGGGGCTTCGATGAAAAAGAGGCCCCCTGACAGCGGCGCGCATTCCAGTTCTTCCTTGGTTAGGCCAATGCGCGCCGATGTGACGATCAGGCCGGGGGGGCGGCGGTGAACTGGGATGACACTTGTCGGACGAGGTACCGGCAGCCGGATTTCTTGCACGATCGCGCCGCTCTCTGGATCGAACGCGCGCACGCACCAACCGTCCCAGAAGGCTACCCATAACCGTCCTTGACCATCTATATTCATTCCGTCTGGGTATCCGTGGGAAGATTCCAACTGCCGGAAAACGGTGAGCTCAAGTTCCGTGGTGCCTGGTTGCCATCGAGAGCGATAAATGGTCCGGCGCGCAGAATCAGTCAGATAGACACATCCTCGTGAGGGATCAAAGGCCGGCCCATTGGTTACCCGGAACCCCTCCACCATTGTCTGCCATCCCGACGTCGGCGTCCAACGATACCAGCACCCAAGGTCTTCGACCTCCTCGTCATCCATCGTCCCAACCCAGAAACTTCCGTCGGGAGCAACCTTGCCGTCATTGAAGCGCAGCCGCTCATTCGGTTCGGGGAAAGAGGCGATTAATTTAAGTGAAAGAGGTCTGCCAGCACGTGGACGCTTTGCTAGATGGAGCCCTGAGCGAAGCGCCAGCAGAAGATCGCCTCTATCAGTTATCGCAAGGCAACCAATCCATTCCGGCAGCATCCATCGGGCGCGTGCTCCACTACGAAGGCACCAGCGGTGGAGGGCCGGTGCCCGGATGTCAACCCACCAAAGAGCGCTCTGCTCTGGCTCCCATAGGGGACCTTCTCCAAGCAGAGCATTAGCTGGCCATACACACGTGACATTGGTTAAGGGCATGTTTTGCTCAAACTGGATCATGAAGACGCGCCAAGACTCCTCCATCGAGCCACATCGTGCTTCCAGTCATGAAAGCGGCTCCAGCCTCAGATGCAAGGAACCTCACAGCTTGTCCAACCTCTTCGGGTCGTGCAATGCGGCCCAAGGGATGAGCCGTTTTGAGCGCCGCCAACTTATCTTGAGCTTCTTGAAAGCCGGCCGCTAGCATAGGGGTGTCTACGGCGGCGGGGGCCAAGGTGACGACTCGGATTTGCGGCCCGAGATCGACAGCAAGCCCACGAGTAAGACCGTGCAGTGCTGCCTTGCTCGTCGCATAGGCGGCGAAACCAGGCTTTGTAGCGCACGCGTGGACGCTACCAATATTTATGATCAATCCCTGTGTAGCACGCAGTTGGGGCGCCAGCAGGCGCGCCAGCGCGAAGGGCGCGGAGAGATTAACGAAAAGAGTCTCTAGCCAGTCCTTCCAAGAGAGCTCGTCGCATCTGCCGAGACGCTGAACCGCGGCGTTGTTGACAAGCAAGGAGAGCGAAAATTTTCCTAGCTCTCGTGCCAGCCGAGCACCGAAATCCAAGCTTTCTTCCTCTGAGCGGCCGATCCGCGCTAGATCCTCTCTCAGAAAGCAATCGCATGCCTCCTCGTTATCCGGGGGAGAAAGATCGAGTCCGATCACGTGCCACTTGTCAGCACGAAGAGCCCGACCTATTGCCGTGCCGATACCGCCAGCGATCCCAGTGACAAGGGCAGCACGGTTAGCAGGGGCACTCATTTCTTGCAGCCCATCAGTTCAACGAGCAGGTCGATCGCCTGCAGCGAAACACGCTCAACGGCTTCACGGGTGTTCGAGGCATTGTGCGAGCCGAAGATGCACCGCTCGAACGCGC from Gammaproteobacteria bacterium encodes the following:
- a CDS encoding SMP-30/gluconolactonase/LRE family protein, with the translated sequence MEESWRVFMIQFEQNMPLTNVTCVWPANALLGEGPLWEPEQSALWWVDIRAPALHRWCLRSGARARWMLPEWIGCLAITDRGDLLLALRSGLHLAKRPRAGRPLSLKLIASFPEPNERLRFNDGKVAPDGSFWVGTMDDEEVEDLGCWYRWTPTSGWQTMVEGFRVTNGPAFDPSRGCVYLTDSARRTIYRSRWQPGTTELELTVFRQLESSHGYPDGMNIDGQGRLWVAFWDGWCVRAFDPESGAIVQEIRLPVPRPTSVIPVHRRPPGLIVTSARIGLTKEELECAPLSGGLFFIEAPEMRTALSIPRVQLPI
- a CDS encoding SDR family oxidoreductase is translated as MSAPANRAALVTGIAGGIGTAIGRALRADKWHVIGLDLSPPDNEEACDCFLREDLARIGRSEEESLDFGARLARELGKFSLSLLVNNAAVQRLGRCDELSWKDWLETLFVNLSAPFALARLLAPQLRATQGLIINIGSVHACATKPGFAAYATSKAALHGLTRGLAVDLGPQIRVVTLAPAAVDTPMLAAGFQEAQDKLAALKTAHPLGRIARPEEVGQAVRFLASEAGAAFMTGSTMWLDGGVLARLHDPV